Part of the Kineococcus aurantiacus genome, CCGGACCGCTGCGCTGGAGCTGGGCCGCGACGGCGTCAGGGGGAACTCTGTGCACCGGGCGTCGTGTCCACCCCCTTCGTCCACGACCCGGTCCCCGGGTCCGACGTCGTGATCGCGCAGGCCCACTCACCGCAGGTCTGCGCCATCCTGCTGCTGGGCCCGGCGCTGGCCGCCGCGGGGACGGCCGGCGCCTGACCGCCCCACCCGACGGCCCGGGTGCGGCGGCGCGCGGACGTCGTCACGACCGCGCGCCCACCACGGGCCGTCGTTCCGCCCGGTCGCGGCCGGCGGTCTTGGCCGCGTAGACGGCCTCGTCGGCCGCCTGCACCAGGTCCTGCGGCACCAGCGCTCCGCCCGGGCGCGTGGTCGCGACGCCGATGCTGACCGTGAGCCAGGGCACCACGGGGGAGGCCCGGTGCTCGATGGCGCAGCGGCGCACCCCCTGCCGGATCCGCTCGGCCACGACCACCGCCCCGGCTGACCCCGTCCCGGGGAGCACCACGGCGAACTCCTCCCCACCGAAACGGGCCGCGAGGTCGCCGGGCGCCAGCGTCGCGGCCTCCATCGCCTGGGCCACCGCGCGCAGGGCGGTGTCACCGCGCAGGTGACCGTAGGTGTCGTTGTAGAGCTTGAAGCAGTCGACGTCGACGAACAGCAGGGACAGTTCCCCCCCGTCGCCGCGGTGGCGCGCCCACGCCCAGGCCAGGTGCTCGTCGAACGCGCTGCGGTTGGCGATGCCGGTCAGCCCGTCCCGGTGCAGGGAACGGCGCAGTTCGGCGTTGGCCGCCCGCAGGTCCGCCTCGGCGCGCTCGCGGACGCTGATCTCGCGGCGCAGCTGCTCGGTGCGCCGGGCGACGGTGGCCTCCAGCTCGCGGTGGCGGGCGATGGTGTCGAGGGCGAGGCTGACGTCCATCCGCAGCACCTCGGCGGTGTGCTGCAGCAGGGACTGCTGCTCGTACAGGACGTGGCCGAGCTCGTGGCCGCGGACCCCCAGCGGTTGCAGCAGCAGCGTGCCGTGCGCCAGCTCGTGGCGGACCCCGGGGGGCAGGAGGTCCGCGACGGGGAACCGGGGTGCCTCCGGCGCGCCCTGGGCGCCGACCACGCCCGGGTGCACGAGCGCCAGGCGGCCCCGGCGCTCCGCGGGGTGTTCCTCCGGCGCGGGGTCGTACAGGACCACGAAGCACCTCGACACCTGCAACCGCGCCAGCCGCGCCCCCAGTTCGCGCATGACGTCCTGCTCGCCGGCGCACGACATGAACGCGCGGTTGAGGTCCAGCGCCGCGTTCGTGGCGGCGGCCTGGCCGGCGGGGACCGCGTCCCGGCCGGTCTCGGCCCGCGCCGCGGGGGTGCCCGACGGCGCTGCGGGCAGGGCCCGTGCGGTGGAGGAGCGGCGCACCAGGGTGGTCTCCACGAGGACGTCGTGCGCGGGCGCCCCGTCCATCAGGTCCAGCACCAGTTCCGCGGCCCGCCGGCCCTGCTGGTGCAGCTGCTGCGAGACGGTCGTGAGGCTGCACCGGGGGTGGGGCGTCTCGTCGTCGTCGAAACCGGTGACCAGGACGTCGCCGGGCACGTCCAGGCCGTGGTCGCACAGCGCGTCCACCGCGGCCAGCGCCATCTCGTCGTTCAGGGCGACGACGGCGTCGAAGCGGTGCCCCGCCCGGACCAGCGCGGAGATCGCGTCGTAGGTCACGTCGCGGGCGAAGCCGCCCTCGACGACGAGGGACTCGTCGAGGAGCACCCCCGCCTGCGCCAGCGTCTCGCGCGCCGCCGCCTCGCGTTCCACGGAGTCCACGTGGTGGGGCACCCCGCGGACCAGCACGACGCGCTGCACACCGCCCTGGTCCACCACGTGGCGCACCAGCTCCGCCATGCCGGTGCGGTTGTCCGCGCGCACCGACGGACGCTGCCCCGAGGCGGTGCCCAGGGCCACCGCGGGCACGTCGGGGTGGGCGGCGAGCAGCCGGTCGAGGTCGTCGCGCGACTGGGCCTTCGACATCGGCAGCACGATCGCCGCGCGGGGACCGGCACCGGCGAAGACGTGGCGCAGCAGGGGCGACACGCCGGGGGTGAAGTAGTCGTGGACGTGCACCAGCAGGGGGACTCCCCGCGCCTGGAGCACCTCCCGGATGCCGGGGATCAGGCGCAGCGAGTACGCCCCGAGGAAGTCGGCGACGACGATGACGGGTCCGCGGCCTCGATCCGCCTGGCTGATCACGGGCTCACCATCGGCACCGTGTGCCGTGGAGCTGAGACGGGGGCCCCTCCCGGCCCCGTCCCCGCCCCGCACCGCGTCGACCCCGTCCTCCGCCGGGTCAGGCGGCCCGGGTCTCCTGGGCGTGGATGAGGGCGGCGGCCTCGTAGAGGGGGGCGGGGTCGAGGTCGCAGGTGTCGCACAGGTGGTGGATGTCGGTGAGCAGTTCGATGAGGGCCTGCTGCATGCCCTCGGCGTGGCTGTGGCTGACCCGGCCGTGCAGCTGCAGGGCCTGGGCGGCGTGCGCGGCGCGGTGGGCGTTGCGCTGGCGGGTGTGGGCCGGGCTGGTGGGCTGCTCGTCGGCTGCGGGAGCGGGGCCGGTGTCGGGGGTCGAGCCGGTGGGGGTCGAAGGGGCGGGCCGCAGCATGGTGGGTCCTCTCAGGCGGGCTGTCGGGCGGGGCTGGTGATCGCGCTGGTGGTGGGCAGCTGGGGGGCGGTGGGGAGGGTCCGGGCCGCACGGTCCGTTCCACGCGCGGCGTCAGCGTGGTGGGGGGCTCGCGGTCGGCGCGCGGGGGCGGTGCGGGCGGCGGGGCCGGCGGCGCGGGGTCGGGGTGTCACGACGTTGCTCGCGGCGGCGGCGGCGGCGGTGCGGGCCGGGGCGGTGGAACGGGACGGGCGGTGAGGTCCGGGCGCTGGGCGGCGGGACGGTCTGCGGGTGCCCCGGCTGGTCCTGCCGGGCAGAGGGGGCCGGGTGGGGTGGTCCCGGGGTCGGGACGCGGTCCCGGGTGCGGGCCGGCGCGGGTGGGAGCGGTGAGCACCACGTCCGCCGCCCCGGCCGGTGCGCCGACCCGCGCGGTGGCACCCGTCGTGGTGCCGACGACGACGCTCGCGGACGCCTCGGGCGCGGGGGACGCGGGTCGGTGGGCGGTGCAGCCGGCGAGCGCCCCGAAGAGGAGGGCGAAGGGGATGGCGGCCAGCAGCAGGCCGGTGCGGGGGGCCGGGGCGCCGTCGAGGGCCCAGCCGGTGGCCCAGGGCAGGAGGGTGAGGGTGGCGAACGAGGCGGCGGCGGTGCGCACGCCCACGGTGAGGGCACGGCGGGTCTCAGCGTGCATGGCCGGTGCCCTCCCTCCCCGTGCCGCACCTGGTCGGTGCCTGGTCTGGACCGCGTGGTCCTGGTCCCCGGGGTCCATCTTGCCTTGGCGGGGCCGGTGAAGCACGGCCTTCTCCCCGGCAGCTGCGGTGCCGCGGCGGTGACGGGGGTGCGGCCGGCGGGCTGCCGCGCAGCAGGGGCGGCGGAGGGGGAGGTGCACCGGCCGGGGGAGGCCCGGCGCGGGCGGCGGCGTCCGGGGGGCCGGTCCCCGGGGGTCAGCCCAGGAGGGGCGAGAGGTTCTCCACCCACACGTCGTGCCCCACCTTCACGACGAGGGCGGCGACGACGACGAGGAACACGGTGCGGATGAAGCCGGTCCCGCTGGAGATGGCCATCCGCGAGCCCAGGTAGCTGCCGCTGGTGTTCGCCAGCCCCAGCAGCAGGCCCAGGCCCCAGAGCACCGCGCCGTGGGGGGCGAAGAACAGCAGGGCGCCGAGGTTGGTGGCGAGGTTCACGATCTTGGCCTTCGCGCTGGCCTGCAGGAAGTCGTAGCCGACGACGCTGACCATCGCGATGACCAGGAACGTGCCGGTGCCCGGGCCCAGGACCCCGTCGTAGACCCCGATGACCAGGCCGACGGCGAGCGCGGCGCGGTAGTGGGCGTGCCCGGAGAAGCGCAGGGCGGTCACCGAGCCGAGGGTCGGGCGGGTCAGGGTGATCGCTGCGACGGTCACCAGGGCCACGACGATGACGGGTTTGAACACCGCCACCGGCAAGGACGCGGCGATCGAGGCTCCGCCGAAGCTGCCGGCCAGGGCGAGCGCGGCCATGGGCAGGGCCGTGCGCAGGTCGGGGCGGGCGCGGCGGTAGTAGGTCACCGCGCTGGTGGTGGTGCCGAAGATCGAGCCGAGCTTGTTGGTGGCCAGGGCCTGCAGCGGGCTGAGCCCGGGGACGAGCAGCAGGGCGGGCAGTTGCAGCAGGCCCCCACCGCCGACGACGGCGTCGACCCAGCCGGCGGCGAAGGCGGCCAGCACGAGCAGCACGAGGGTGGTCCCGGTCAGGTGCTCGGGGAACAGCGCCACCGCGTGGGCCGCGGTGGGCAGGGTGGTGGGCAGGGCGGCGGCCAGGGTCGAGGCGGTCACCGGCGCCGGTCCGGTCCCGCCCCGGGGGCGGGGCGTCGGGCGGGGGACCCACCCGGGGTGGTCGAGCGGCGGTGGCGGTGGTGGTGGAGGGGCACGCTCCGCATCGTGGCGCTCGCGGGCCCCGATCCGGAAATCGCCCGGCGCGCGCACCCGCCGCCCCGGTGGCCGCCCGGGGACGTCCTGCCGCGGGGGAGGGACCGCGACCCGGTACCCGGCCCGGCGGCGCCGGCGTGCCGGCGCCGCCGGGGGTCGGGGTGCTCAGGCCTCCTGCAACCCCGGCCGTCCCGCCTCGACGACGAAGCTCGCCCGCGTGCTGGCCGCCGAACCCGGCTGGGAGACGCGTTCGAGCACCCGGAAGTCGGCCCGCAGTTCGTGGCGGTCCAGCCGGGTCACGACGTAACCGCGCTGGTTGTTGGCCAGCTTGAGGTCCGGGTTGTCGGCCAGTTCGCTGTCGCGGGTGGCGTAGGTGTCCCCGCCGTCCCCGCCGGAGGTGATGGACGTGCACACCAGTTCGACCCCCACGGGGGCAGAACCCTGGTCGTCGGCGAAGCGGGCCAGGTCCGCGGCGTAGTGCTTGTGCACGTCACCGGACAGCACCACGGGGTTCTCGACCCCGCGCCGGGCGAAACCGTCGAGCAACCGCTGGCGGTTGGCGGTGTACCCGTCCCACGAGTCGGGGTTGAAACCCCGGTCGAGGCCCGGGACGTAGTCGTGCTCGTGGAACATGACCTGCTGGGCGATGACGTTCCAGGTCGCCGCCGAGGACTGCATCCCGTCGAGCAGCCACTTCTCCTGGGTGGCGCCCGTGATGGACCGCTGCGGTTGGTCGCGTTCGGGGCCGGTGGTGGGGAAGGTGTCCCCGCCGGGCTGGTCGTCGCGGTACTGGCGGGTGTCGAGCACGTGGAAGTCGGCCAGCGCACC contains:
- a CDS encoding TSUP family transporter codes for the protein MALFPEHLTGTTLVLLVLAAFAAGWVDAVVGGGGLLQLPALLLVPGLSPLQALATNKLGSIFGTTTSAVTYYRRARPDLRTALPMAALALAGSFGGASIAASLPVAVFKPVIVVALVTVAAITLTRPTLGSVTALRFSGHAHYRAALAVGLVIGVYDGVLGPGTGTFLVIAMVSVVGYDFLQASAKAKIVNLATNLGALLFFAPHGAVLWGLGLLLGLANTSGSYLGSRMAISSGTGFIRTVFLVVVAALVVKVGHDVWVENLSPLLG
- a CDS encoding diguanylate cyclase domain-containing protein yields the protein MISQADRGRGPVIVVADFLGAYSLRLIPGIREVLQARGVPLLVHVHDYFTPGVSPLLRHVFAGAGPRAAIVLPMSKAQSRDDLDRLLAAHPDVPAVALGTASGQRPSVRADNRTGMAELVRHVVDQGGVQRVVLVRGVPHHVDSVEREAAARETLAQAGVLLDESLVVEGGFARDVTYDAISALVRAGHRFDAVVALNDEMALAAVDALCDHGLDVPGDVLVTGFDDDETPHPRCSLTTVSQQLHQQGRRAAELVLDLMDGAPAHDVLVETTLVRRSSTARALPAAPSGTPAARAETGRDAVPAGQAAATNAALDLNRAFMSCAGEQDVMRELGARLARLQVSRCFVVLYDPAPEEHPAERRGRLALVHPGVVGAQGAPEAPRFPVADLLPPGVRHELAHGTLLLQPLGVRGHELGHVLYEQQSLLQHTAEVLRMDVSLALDTIARHRELEATVARRTEQLRREISVRERAEADLRAANAELRRSLHRDGLTGIANRSAFDEHLAWAWARHRGDGGELSLLFVDVDCFKLYNDTYGHLRGDTALRAVAQAMEAATLAPGDLAARFGGEEFAVVLPGTGSAGAVVVAERIRQGVRRCAIEHRASPVVPWLTVSIGVATTRPGGALVPQDLVQAADEAVYAAKTAGRDRAERRPVVGARS